The DNA segment ACCCACCCTACGGCTTGAGAAAACCCTTGAGCAGTTCGCCGACCCGCTCGCCCAACTCCCGATTGGCCGACAGTTGCAGGCCGCGGGCCAGTTCAGTCTCCACCACCTGCTCGACCAGCGGGCGCAGCTGCAGCAGTTGTGCGCTGAGACGCTCCAGCTCTTCGGCGCGCGGCAGAGAGTTGGCCAGCAGCGGATTGACCAGGTGCTGGACGATCATCCGCACTATGCCCGCGGACACCTGTTCGACATTGGCGCGAATCGCTGCCAGCTCATCCAGTAGCACCGGCAGCGGAATGCCGGCCTGGAACAGCTGCACCCCGGCGGCGAACAGCCGCGGACTAGGCACCCGCAGATGGTCGCCGGCGAACTCCAAGAGCCCCAGGGCCTGCGCCCGGTCGATCATCCCATCGTCCAAGGCCGTGCCGAACAACGCCTGCAACTCATCGAAACCGAGGCTGCCGGGCTCCTCCTGATTCCACGGACCGATGATCGCCTGATCCAGCCCCAACACCTGCGCCAGCCCCTGGCCTTGCTGCCAGGCCTCCAGCAGTTCGCGGATGCTGGCGATGCTGTAGCCACGCTCCAGCAGCTCGCCGATCAACTTGAGCCGGGCCAGATGCTCAGCGCTGTAAATACCCACCCGCCCACGCCGCTGCGGCGGCGGCAGCAAGCCGCGGTCCTGGTAGGCACGCAGATTACGCACGGTAGTGCCGGCCTCACGGGCCAGCTCATCGACGGTGTACTCCGCCGCTGGCTCAAGCTCGGCAGTGACCGGGGTCTGAAGCAAGAGACGCTGCAATAAGGAAGGGACGTTTTTCATGGCGGCGATCATAGCCGCCCGCATCGGCCGCCAACAACCACGTCAACCCACCCAACCTTGGGTTGGACTTGCTCGCAGCGCACGCCATAGAACCCCGCCGAAAAGTTATCCAGTCCAGCCGCAGCGCGTATCCCAGGGCAGCGGTAACACGGTAACAGGCCACAGCCGCGGCCGAGCAAGGCACTGGTCAGAGGCGCTCATCCTCACCAATACTCAATGTGACATTGAACAATGTAATAGTTGACCGCCACCGGAGAACTTCCATGCCTGCCAGCACTCCCGCCCTGACCGCTTACGACCTGACGCAATTTCGCGCCATCCAGCAACTCGCCTATCGCTGTGCGGAAAGTATCGCCAAGGAACTCAAGCCCGGCATCAGCGAGAAGGAAACCGCGGCGCTGATGAAGACCTGGCTACAGGATCACGGGGTGCAGGACTGGTTCCATCAGCCCTTCGCTTGGTTCGGCCGACGCACCGCGTTCGAGGGCTTCGACGGCCTGCGTCACCTGGGTGGCTTCAACTTGGCGTTCTATCCAGGCAAGCAGCGCTTGGAAGAAGGCATGCCCTTTATCCTCGACTGCGCGCCAACCCTCGGTGCCTATACCGCCGATATCGGCTACTCCGGCGCACTCGGCGAGAACTTGATGGTGGAGCGGCTGCTGGATGACCTGATGGCCCATCGCCAACTGATAGTCGAGCAAATCAAACAGCGCTTGCCCATGGCCCAGGTCAGCCAGGCAGTGGATCGCCTGTGCGCCGAGCAGGGCACCCTGCCGCGGCACAAGGCCTATCCGTTCGAGGTTCTGGCCCATCGGGTAGAGAAGCTCGGCGAACGCAAAAGCGGGCCCTCAGTGGCGCGGTTCGGCGTGCGCAATATCGCCACCCTGATGAAGAACGCGCTGATCACCGGCCGGCGCGAGGGTTGGTCGCCGCTCTGGTCGAGCAATGCCCGCTCGGAGCATCCACCGACGCCTGGGCTCTGGGCGGTGGAGCCGCACCTGGGCTTTCGCGGGGTCGGCGCCAAGTTCGAGGAACTGCTGGTGGTCACCGAGACCGACGCCTATTGGTTGGACGACGACCTGCCCCACGTGCGCCGCTGGCAGGCGCGTGGCCTGCTCGCAGCCAAGCCGGTGGCCGCATGAACGCGCAGCTGAAGCTCGAACCAGGGCAGCTGGAAGCGGAACATCAGCGGGTCACAGGCGATGGCGTCGAACTGGCGGCCTACCGCTGGGGCAACACTAGCGGCCCAACCCTGCTGCTGGTGCATGGCTACCCGGACAACCACGAGGTCTGGCTGCCGCTGGTGCGCGAACTGGCCGCCGACTACCGGATCTTCGCCTACGACGTGCGCGGCTTCGGTGCCTCGGACAAACCAGGCAAGCGCCTGGACTATCGGCTGGACAAACTGGCCAATGATCTGGAGGCGGTGATCCAGGCACTCAGCCCGGATCAGCCGGTACATCTGGTCGCCCATGACTGGGGCTCGATCCAGAGCTGGGAGGCAGTGACCGAACCGCGCCTGGCACCGCTGCTGGCCTCCTACACGAGCATTTCCGGGCCCTGCCTCGATCATGTCGGCCATTGGATGCGCGACCGCCTTCAGCAGAAAAGCCCACGCGCCTGGGCGCAGGTTGGCGGGCAGTTGCTGAGCTCCTGGTACATCGGCCTATTCCATACGCCCTGGCTGCCGGAATTGGCCTGGCGCGCCGGTCTGACCCGGCTCTGGCCGAAGTATCTGCAGCGGGTCGAAGGCGTACGAGGTGCCAAAGCCAGCGCCAGCCTCGCTGCCGATGGTCAGCATGGGGTCAAGTTGTACCGCGCCAACTTTATCCACAGCCTGTTCCAGCCACGCCAGCGCCATACCGAGGTGCCGGTGCAGCTAATAGTGCCGACCCGCGATCGTTATGTGCGACCACAACTGTTCGAGCAGCTGTCGCGCTGGGCACCCAAGCTGTGGCGCCGCGAGATCCGCGCCGGACACTGGCAACTGCTGGCCGAGCCCACGCAATTGGCAAGCTGGATTCGCGAGTTCGTCCGCTACCAGGAACAAGGTGAGAACAGCGAGGCCTTGCAACGGGCGCAGGTCAAACCGGATGCCGGCCCAGATGCCGGCAAGCTGGTGCTGGTCACCGGCGCCGGTGGCGGAATCGGCCGCGCCACCCTGCTCAGCTTCGCCGAGCGCGGCGCCAGCGTGCTGGCCGCCGACATCAACCTGCCCGCCGCCGAACGCAGCGCCGAACTGGCCCGGGCCCTCGGCGCCGGGGCTTACGCCTACCAGCTCGACGTCGGCGACAGCGCGGCGATGGAAGCCTTCGCCGGCTGGGTCAAGGAACGCTTCGGCAGCGTCGACATCCTGGTCAACAACGCCGGCATCGGCATGGCCGGCGCCATGCTGGACACCAGCGCGGCGGACTGGGAACGCCTGCTGCGGGTCAACCTGTGGAGCGTAATCGACGGTTGCCGGCTGTTCGCCCGGCAGATGGTCGAGGCCGGCAAGGCCGGGCATATCGTCAATATCGCCTCGGCTGCGGCCTTCGTGCCGTCGCGTAACTATCCAGCCTATGCCACCAGCAAGGCCGCAGTACTGATGCTCAGCGAATGCCTGCGGGCCGAGTTGGCCGGGCAAGGCATAGGCGTGACGGCCGTGTGCCCTGGCCTGGTCAACACCGGGATCATTCAGGCCACCCGCTTCAACGGCCTGAGTGCCGCCGCAGAAGCCAAACAAAAAGCCAAAACCCAGCGCCTCTACCGCCGCCGCAACCTCAGCCCCGAGACAGTCGCGCAACAACTGGTGCGCGCCGTGCAGCACAACAAAGCGGTGATCGCCGTCGGCGGCGAGGCGCACCTGAGTGTCGCCCAGTGGCGCTTCGCGCCTTGGCTGTCACGGTTGCTGGCCCGCCTGAATCTGGCCGCCTGATCGATAAGGAGAACAACAATGAGCGAACAACCGCATCGCCTGGAACAACGCAAAGTACGCTTCGACTTCGCCGACACCCCGCTGCACTGGGTACCCGGCGAAGCGGAGGCCTCGCACATCATGAATACCCTGCACATCCTGCTGCCGGCCGGCGAGTTCTGGTTCTGCCGGGTCTACAATCGCGCCTTGCCGTTGGTGACCGACGCACAAGTCGGCGAGGATGTACGCGGCTTTATCCGCCAAGAGGCGCAGCACGCCCGCGCCCATGACAGTGCGCTAACGCCCTATCTGGTGCGCCACGGTATCGACCACAGACCTTTCACAAAACGCCTGGAGTGGCTGTTCGAAAAGGCGTTGTGCGACTACCCGCTGGGGGAAAACAAGCTGAGCCGACTACTGCAAACCTGGTGGCTGCGCCAGCGGGTCGGGTTCATCGCCGCCGTCGAGCACTTCACCTGCGTGCTCGGTGACTGGATCATCACCACCCGCAGTCTGGATGACGCCGACCCGGTGATGCTCGACCTGCTGCGCTGGCATGGTGCCGAGGAAATCGAGCACCGCTGCGTCGCCCATGACCTGCATGTGCACCTGGGCGGCA comes from the Pseudomonas cavernicola genome and includes:
- a CDS encoding MerR family transcriptional regulator — translated: MKNVPSLLQRLLLQTPVTAELEPAAEYTVDELAREAGTTVRNLRAYQDRGLLPPPQRRGRVGIYSAEHLARLKLIGELLERGYSIASIRELLEAWQQGQGLAQVLGLDQAIIGPWNQEEPGSLGFDELQALFGTALDDGMIDRAQALGLLEFAGDHLRVPSPRLFAAGVQLFQAGIPLPVLLDELAAIRANVEQVSAGIVRMIVQHLVNPLLANSLPRAEELERLSAQLLQLRPLVEQVVETELARGLQLSANRELGERVGELLKGFLKP
- a CDS encoding M24 family metallopeptidase, producing MPASTPALTAYDLTQFRAIQQLAYRCAESIAKELKPGISEKETAALMKTWLQDHGVQDWFHQPFAWFGRRTAFEGFDGLRHLGGFNLAFYPGKQRLEEGMPFILDCAPTLGAYTADIGYSGALGENLMVERLLDDLMAHRQLIVEQIKQRLPMAQVSQAVDRLCAEQGTLPRHKAYPFEVLAHRVEKLGERKSGPSVARFGVRNIATLMKNALITGRREGWSPLWSSNARSEHPPTPGLWAVEPHLGFRGVGAKFEELLVVTETDAYWLDDDLPHVRRWQARGLLAAKPVAA
- a CDS encoding SDR family oxidoreductase; amino-acid sequence: MNAQLKLEPGQLEAEHQRVTGDGVELAAYRWGNTSGPTLLLVHGYPDNHEVWLPLVRELAADYRIFAYDVRGFGASDKPGKRLDYRLDKLANDLEAVIQALSPDQPVHLVAHDWGSIQSWEAVTEPRLAPLLASYTSISGPCLDHVGHWMRDRLQQKSPRAWAQVGGQLLSSWYIGLFHTPWLPELAWRAGLTRLWPKYLQRVEGVRGAKASASLAADGQHGVKLYRANFIHSLFQPRQRHTEVPVQLIVPTRDRYVRPQLFEQLSRWAPKLWRREIRAGHWQLLAEPTQLASWIREFVRYQEQGENSEALQRAQVKPDAGPDAGKLVLVTGAGGGIGRATLLSFAERGASVLAADINLPAAERSAELARALGAGAYAYQLDVGDSAAMEAFAGWVKERFGSVDILVNNAGIGMAGAMLDTSAADWERLLRVNLWSVIDGCRLFARQMVEAGKAGHIVNIASAAAFVPSRNYPAYATSKAAVLMLSECLRAELAGQGIGVTAVCPGLVNTGIIQATRFNGLSAAAEAKQKAKTQRLYRRRNLSPETVAQQLVRAVQHNKAVIAVGGEAHLSVAQWRFAPWLSRLLARLNLAA
- a CDS encoding metal-dependent hydrolase yields the protein MSEQPHRLEQRKVRFDFADTPLHWVPGEAEASHIMNTLHILLPAGEFWFCRVYNRALPLVTDAQVGEDVRGFIRQEAQHARAHDSALTPYLVRHGIDHRPFTKRLEWLFEKALCDYPLGENKLSRLLQTWWLRQRVGFIAAVEHFTCVLGDWIITTRSLDDADPVMLDLLRWHGAEEIEHRCVAHDLHVHLGGSILMRWLYMLIAVPALIFLFSAGSRLMMRQDPTTRYRPGFFKLWYELGKRDVLPPMGGTGRSVLRYFLPWFHPRSEGNIKVALDYLQNSPAAQRAATEAQRG